The Montipora capricornis isolate CH-2021 chromosome 3, ASM3666992v2, whole genome shotgun sequence genome includes the window GATGTGTGACTATATTCTGTTTCTAATCCATTCCAAAGTCGAAGTGCACAATTAGCCATGTTGGAAACAAGCAGGGTAGAAGGGTAGGGTTTGTTTGGGTCGAAAAATAAAGCCAACCACTGAAAGAGCACCCAAGCACTAGTCAGAATATGAACTTTAGCGTGGTTGCAAAAAAGGCGGCGTGGGCGTCTCGAATATTGCTTTGTATAGAAACCATACAAAGCTCTTCAAAATCACATCTTTTCAAAGCAAAAACACTGACATTTGGTGAACTTACCAACTTTTAGTTGCTCTTTTAGGTGTCATGCAAAGTTTTTCAAGTTAATTGATTTTAGTTAGTTATACCCAACACGCTGTTCGTttagaacatggctaatttaccaatgttgttgttccttttttcgCCATCAAAGTACGTTGTTAGCATTACCATCAGATCTACTTGAACAACTTTACAGTAAACGACTAAACGAACAAAAGGAACATTAGACTGCATGTGTGATCCATCGCTCATCTTGAAGCTCGCTCGGCCTTGAGGCATCCACACTAGCTTTATTAGGATCATAGCACAGAACTCACGCTACCCGCAGattacaaaagtgaaaaatgaagACTCACAAGCATGGTAAACAACTAAGAATTAGAAAATATGTCTTCCTAAAGCTAGAATTTTTTTTACTACAAATGTAAGAATTTAGCAGACGTTCCTGGATCCACGTGCAAAACTACAAGTGCATGCTGGACGTCGGCCGGAGCAGTGTCCTTGTTTAATTCATTTTTATGCATTTTGCAACCGATTAACTCATTTCTTGATTCTGAAGTATTTATCaactatttatttaatttgagtttattTAATTTACACGAAATGGATATTAATAATATAGAAAAAGCCGTTTTAAGTTGTAGTAGAGTTCAGTTACAGAGAGCAGAAAAAGGGAGCTTAACTTGACGAGTAAGATATAGGAATGCGAGGACAGTGGAAACGTAGTGACAGGAAAAAAGTAGGTGTGGTGaaaaaaaatgctcgtgctTTTTCCGCATGTTGTTTACTTTATTTCGGGTAACCCTCATGACTGGGGTTAAAGGAGTTTTGTTGCTGTTACGTGCGATCTAATTTTTAGGTATGGCCAACTGAAAAAATCATTTTCGCCATTGCACAACTCTGGATGATCAACGTGTTTGAGCATCGAGTCTAATTGGAAATTgcttccgtcctttttgattggctaaagcaattactttggtcatatgtttggttttacgacacttgattgaaactctctctattgagcttattatataattttCGATAGATCAGATTACCCGAAAGCTAGTTAATTAGTAATTGCCATGACGTGCTTATTTGGGCCAAGCCAATGacaaatgttagtttttttcttcgaattaagaaaaaaagaaattataaagGAACTAAAAAGTATCATAACTGTATAAAAAGCATAGCTCACAAAAATCGCCAGTGAAAACgatataataataacttattaCTTCCACAAGGGATTCCCCTAAGCAAATCACGAGAGTTAAGCATGTCAAGTTTGTCATTTTGTTACAAATTATAGAAGCCTAATCAGGTCAGATCACGAGATTTATTGCGTTTTCCTTTTGAGATTCCTCATAATGTAATTTTACACGGGGCGGTTTCAACCAAAAAGTGCAACCAGGAAAATTCTTAGGGGATTTTTCTGAGCAACAAAGCGTTTTCGGTTCATTTGCATTTCCGTTTCCGCCTTTATTAAAGATATTTGTGCACCGATGGTGTGACTGAATTGAACACAGAGGCTAGTCATATCtctttcgttttcgttttccACTGAATAGGGTAGATTGTCGCGACTCTTGTTTAAAAGGTCTGTACAGCCTTTTCTAATAACATTAAAGTTCATATTTCGTCAGGAATCGCCTGATCCCTCAGTAAGGACTAAACCAAACTCCGACACTTTCCATATTAAACACTTCATTAAATACTAATATATAATGTTAATAGGACttagtggagtccaatttggtctgtaatcatacgagtgattaacaaaatcggacgaccacGTAGTGGGAGTCCGATTTATTTAatgcacactctaagcacaGCTGGTTAAAATGTGGGTAAGAGAATTTTAGCCAACGTTTAACGCGAATAATATTTTATACTCTGGATCATAATGACTTATCCACTAGGTAACGTTATCTGGCCTTTAAACAACTGGACTGGTCTTTAAGAacctttattatatggccagtgtttctggccgatataacgcgcgctgtGATTATTGGCCtattatggattatgcaaattaggtttgTCTTCTTCAGAACAGTTCTGTTAGCATGTAATAAAAAGCTTTATAACCTCGACCGTTAGGTCGTTACAGCAAAttctcaaacctcggcctagctgtattgacctcgctataGCAaagcctcagtttgagattttgcagtaacgacctcactctcggttattaagtagttatcAAAATGCCGCTGTAATAGTTCTACAAGTTTGGAATAGTATTGAGCAGTCTTAAAAACAATCTTTGCTTTTACAAATTTAAGCGTTTCTAAAAAATTGTATCATTAACCCCTTACTCACCGAGCGTGAGGACCGTTCTGGGGAATACTGcatggcccgaggtcgtggaaGTACGGAAGTCCATActaaaaacgaccgagggccaatattcgcCACTACAgttcccgagcaagtgaggttaataagttgtttattatatggcattgtttctttgAACGATCGGACACTTCTCTGCTTGGTGAATGTTCTGAATCTTCGTCTTacatcagcgaactttgaacggtaaacttttacatttaaaaattaatttccgcttgctataattgtactAGCTGTTGTGATAAAAACGGAAACGGGCCGTTTCCTTGGTAATGGTCCTTACTGTAAAATTCcgaccaaaaaccagccaatcacgGTGCTCATTTAGCCTGGGAATTGTTTGCCATTCTTCTTTCTCTCtcaattttcttatttcaagtgacctatgcttttcttttgttgttgtgtttgcCTTTCTTTTATCCTTTTTTCTCTCCTAGCTAGATTAcctttttagttattttctagGGAACGTTGTAACTTACTTTaggtcttattattattattattaatttcatGGTTATCTATTTACGCGTGCGCGGTGCAAATaaacatttgttgttgttgtcgcgGTTGTTATGATGCAGAGAACGAAGAGTTTCGAGTTTTAAGCAGCGACGACGTCGACGGCTACCGTAGTGGCGTTGTGGAAACTCCCAAATGACTACCgctggtgtgtttcaatgagaaaatatcaaaatgtgaatgatctcgttctcagagataaagtggaataaagtacatcaataaaactcgtATTTGGCCCTGAACTGACAATGTTTCCCAatgatctgtcacatcacgagctagtaCATCTGTGATTTCTATTTTCAGCGTGATTACTATTCCCTGGCCCTTTGTAGCTTTtaacagttgactctgaaatggcttttttcctttccgttttaaaactcgtgcgattcaagaaaaatttattgcctaactggtgaattcgacagtaaatttcaattgaaaaaccgattgcactcatcgcttcgtgattcatgcgatatcggtttttcgcgtgaaatttatCGTGGAATTCATttgttaggcaatgaatttttccatAAAAGAGAGATAAGAGAATGCAAGCACTAtccagaaacaccaaaacgcggacaattccacAACCCTTTATTTTCAATAACCGTACAGCCAGTGGGAAAATGACCCGGGAGCTCCGGCTTTGCCTTATGGTTTACCCGATGCACTGGTGAATCAGTTGGAATGATTATTTGTGTGGACGTTCGGAATCTGGGATCGACAtcgattcaaaatggcggaaagaTTGCAATAGATCATTCGTGAATGCAGAACAAAAATGGACTCCAAAGAGGTACAATTAGTTGATGATTATAACCTAAAAGAACAGATGGCTATCAGTTTAATCAGTAGGATGTTAATGAATGCATGCACATTCGCAATTTTAGTCAATAACGCTAAAGTTGCCTCGCTGAAATCCTGCGTTAGCGCTTTGGACCAGTTTTTCTGTACATTAATTTGACTATCCTGATGTGTTCTCATCGATCAGTACTACATTTAAAAGGTTCTTTCCAAGTCGATCACTTATGCCGAAATAATGTGTTACAGAGTTACGGGAGACAAGACCTGCAGTTTCCGAGAAGACTTAATCCTCACCTGGAACTTTGTGCTGATGAGATGAAGGAGGAAGCACTTCCCCCTCAAGTATTTTAAGATCCTACGTATTGGTCTGAGTGGGGCTCGAACTCATAAGTTCCAGCACATTAGTCCAGTGCGCTATTGGCTGAGCAAAGTGTAGTCTGTGATTAAAATTTATTACGGTttttaacattgtttttgtttttcccccGTAGGTTGTCATTAAAATCCGTGATCTTAATCCCCATGTAGTTTGCAGTCTGTGTGCAGGATATTTTGTTGATGCTACGACTATCACAGAATGtcttcatacatgtatgtaagcTTTCTTCTTAGTGTATCCCTCTTTTAAGTGTAAAAtccttttaaaaaatgaagatTGAAGATTCAGGAGATGAAGACCTAACCTATCAAGTGGTAAATGGCAAAAACACGCAGTTTCTGTTGTTTTCCTGTTGTTAATTTGCAATGTCTTTTGAGTCATGTCAGGTGAATTTCTGAAGGATCTTTGTCTTCCACACACCCAGGCTGGTATGTGGAAAATGTAGACCAAAAAACAAAGGATCCAACAacacaaaaaatatatcaaagaGTAAATGACAAAACACAGGGTCTCTTGCTTTCCTGTTGTTTATAATGGCCAGTGAGTCATTTCAGGTGAATTATCTGAGGGTCTTTGTTTatggtttttgttttccataCACTGGCCTGGGTGTATggaaaacaaagagtaagaCCATGGGGTAATTCACTTAAAATTACTCACCAGCCATTGTAAACAAAGTATAACTATAGAATGATGTGTTGTGCTATATTGTCCTATATTGTGCACTATTATGTTTGAGTCTCTTTTAAACATTCAATTGGAAACTGCGTAGATTTTCACAAGCCTTACTGTTGCCACCtaacaaagctttttacaaattgtctgcCCATCAGGATgggtgaatttgattgacagtcacgcctccttgcaaagtttgcacaGTTGTAAGATGAACACCGTTGCTTGGATTGTTGAGTTGACGaatttacacgtaattgtcaaatgtgaaagtttgttgggtggccatggTAAGGCTCATTGCACTGTAATGTTGTAAGTTCAAATCTGATTTAAGAATAATTTTTTGAAGTTTGCAAGAGCTGTATTGTGAAGTATTTCCAAACCAGCAAAAATTGCCCGATGTGCAACTTACAGATACATGAAACCCAGCCTCTCTTCAATATCAGGTAAATTTCAAAGTTAAGACAATGTTCGCATGTACTATGTATTGTGCCAAGTACAGCTGTACTATATGCTGTGTGGAGAGGGGTTTGTTATGGCTGTAACAATGGTCTTATACCAGCCAAAAATATAGGTATATCTGATTGGAAACCAACCAAGTGAAATTTAAAGAGTTCCAAGACTTGAGCTTCATGGTCTCTGTGGGgttatttgtcaaaaaaaaaaaaaccttagaGGTTCCCcaatgacaagtaaaatcatcagGTTattctggcattagacagaaaaATCTATCCtcatggggagggggggggagggaggacagtggggttaacccattgactcccaggggttccccattgacgagtaaaattgtttggcggtagacagagtaaactaCTACATGTAAGTCTGGCCAGTTAAGGccagtttgggtgtcaaaggttTAATTACAGAGGAGTTTTGGAGTGTCACTGGACATAGTTGTTGTCCAAGTAAAACTACATTCCaggttatttttattttggtatCCTAGTACAAAAACACTGTTCATAGTCAAAAACAGGGTTGAAAAAGTAAGAATAATGGAGAAAAGCATTATTCTACTTGAAGCAATTTACTTATTCTAATTTACCAGTCTGAGGTAAATCGGTTGAAAACTGTGGTATCAGTGAATCTTTCCTTTTGGGTCTCTTGggtcaaatggaaagggaaAGTACATATCACATCCAACAAAGTTGGGACTTGTGTTTACTGTGGCAAACTTGTCCCAGCAATGTGCAGAACATATAACAGAGTGTGCAAACAGTTACAATGTATAAGAGCCAATAATAATGGGAGTCGTTTGTCAACAATATTTCATATATTGGGCACAGAGCCGAATGTGAATAATGGGTTACCACCATCATTACAATAGTTGTGATGAATCATAAAATTTGTGGATCACTTTTGTACAGGCTTGACAGAACGATGCAGGACATTGTGGGGAAACTTGTTCCTGGTATTCTTGAAGGTAAAGTTGTTTTAGAATTTCTATAAAATAAGGTAATGCAATTTTGCCATATTTTATGACATGTTTTTGTATCTGTTGTGTGAAGTGCCAAGGACATTATTGTATTGTTTTCCATGTTGCAGCTGAAGATAAAAGAAGAAGAGAATTTTATGAATCTAGAGGAATGGCAATGGTGAAACCCCAGGGTAATGGAATGTTTTATTCAGAGTGTCACTGGGTGAAGTTTGTTGACTCAtttaattattgtttgtttaattaattgtttattttcgGGCAAACTACCCTTGATTTCTTTCTGGCTTTGCTAGCATGGTCTCTTGTACCTTTTTCAAGTATAATGCCAAGCGGGCCACATTTGCTGGAAAGGAAAAGATGACCCGCGACTCAGTGGATTTTTGTGCCCTATTCTGCCAATAGTGTCTTCTTTGACGTCCCACAGTATTTTAGAAATGAGGCTCCCAAAACAGGGCCTATGCCTTACCCTCCTTATCCATGAAAACTTGAAAGACATGAAAGTCGAGCCACTTGCGGACATGAAATCAAGGCTGTACATTTTTCTCAATAATAAGCAATGATGACATCAACAAGGAAGAAAAATGCCAAGAAACAGTATGTTTAATGAGCTCTGCAGACCCTGCATgtgcatttttttgcatttcttttccGTGATCCTTCAATAAATGAAGTGAGATGgctaaatttgttgttttgtggacaaTATGAGCACACAAGATTTAACTTTCGTTTTTTGTGTAAGCCATTTTAATTCCAGTTGGCACAAATTTTGCACTGAGGCAAGATAAAAACGgagaaatacaacaaaactTTTGTAAATAGACTTATAATTTAGATTCTAACcctaattatttttattcttaagtAGTTAGGGTTTGGAGGCAAAGAAAATTGATAATCCAACAAAGTTTAACCCGTTTTAACACAAAGTGAACAACCCTTCAATTGACAGAGGACAAGGAAAACAAGAGGGCTTCCTTGGAGAACTTTGTTAAACGCGACTATTCTGAGAACAAGAACTTGTATCGGGATGATGAACAAGTATCACTATGTGTTGAGAGATTT containing:
- the LOC138043061 gene encoding polycomb group RING finger protein 1-like, producing MDSKEVVIKIRDLNPHVVCSLCAGYFVDATTITECLHTFCKSCIVKYFQTSKNCPMCNLQIHETQPLFNIRLDRTMQDIVGKLVPGILEAEDKRRREFYESRGMAMVKPQEDKENKRASLENFVKRDYSENKNLYRDDEQVSLCVERFDESMEEEEDDTKTERAVETVGILSKKYIRCSARMMVVQLQKLLRMKLNIPEDKQVDIVCNDQIIHPFRTMKFIWISQWLNREPPMVLYYRVRGTTQNVAMTAS